A portion of the Micromonospora vinacea genome contains these proteins:
- a CDS encoding lysophospholipid acyltransferase family protein, which yields MTAVPRDLWRPSSGCDDDCLPAAGEVPTVPVARRVLRLVAALGMLLAGIPVVLLLPVLPTRERQVLLSGWARATARAFGVRLVVKGRLPRRRALLVANHVSWLDILAVLAVAPTRMVAKREIRSWPVVGLLAAAAGTVFVDRARPLALPRTVGRVADALRAGRSVAVFPEGTTWCAGKDATDCRPGGGFRPATFQAAIDTGSPVVPLRLTYRCLVTGSTTTAAAFLGADTLLRSVARVVAARELVVSVTIAGALHPARDADRRLLARAAESAVHLVPTAGAGARARLRPVPTVTPAVPVPTRLADRELDLAA from the coding sequence GTGACCGCCGTGCCGCGTGACCTGTGGCGGCCCTCCTCGGGCTGCGACGACGACTGCCTGCCGGCGGCCGGCGAGGTGCCCACGGTGCCGGTGGCCCGCCGGGTGCTCAGGCTGGTCGCCGCGCTCGGCATGCTGCTGGCCGGGATCCCGGTGGTACTGCTGTTGCCGGTGCTCCCCACCCGGGAACGGCAGGTTCTGCTCAGTGGCTGGGCGCGGGCCACCGCGCGTGCCTTCGGCGTCCGCCTCGTGGTCAAGGGTCGGCTGCCCCGGCGGCGCGCGCTGCTGGTCGCCAACCACGTCTCCTGGCTGGACATCCTCGCGGTGCTGGCGGTCGCGCCCACCCGGATGGTCGCGAAGCGGGAAATCCGCTCCTGGCCGGTGGTCGGTCTGCTGGCCGCGGCGGCGGGCACTGTCTTCGTGGACCGCGCCCGGCCGCTGGCGCTGCCGAGGACCGTGGGCCGGGTCGCCGACGCGCTGCGCGCCGGTCGGTCGGTGGCGGTCTTTCCGGAGGGTACGACGTGGTGCGCCGGGAAGGACGCCACCGACTGCCGCCCCGGTGGTGGTTTCCGGCCCGCGACGTTCCAGGCGGCCATCGACACGGGCAGCCCGGTGGTGCCGCTGCGGCTCACCTACCGCTGTCTGGTCACCGGGTCGACCACCACGGCAGCCGCCTTCCTCGGTGCGGACACCCTGCTGCGCTCGGTGGCCCGGGTGGTCGCGGCGCGGGAACTGGTGGTCTCGGTGACGATCGCCGGCGCGCTGCACCCGGCCCGTGACGCCGATCGACGGTTGCTGGCCCGGGCCGCCGAGTCGGCCGTACACCTGGTGCCCACGGCGGGTGCCGGGGCGCGGGCCCGGCTGCGGCCGGTGCCGACGGTGACCCCCGCCGTTCCCGTGCCGACGCGGCTCGCCGATCGGGAGCTGGACCTGGCGGCCTGA
- a CDS encoding ABC transporter permease, with protein sequence MNLVRSELLKIRTTSTWWWLALGAFLSIALAFAINAWLAVTALGGDADEIGVSAEQATAPAQAANLYTSGQYLGLMFVMLIGILMVTNEFFHQTATTTFLTTPRRTSVIVSKLVAASLLGFMFWLATTLIDLAAGSIFLSANDYGTQLGEWPVQRALLFNLLAYAIWTILGVGIGTLITNQLGAVITAAVLYLIGTQVVGLLFLLLSNLLDSQAVLKWQVIWPAVASQVMITEGTSEFTPSWWVGALVLIGYALVSGVVGVLLTRRRDIA encoded by the coding sequence ATGAACCTGGTCCGATCCGAGCTACTCAAGATCCGTACCACCAGCACCTGGTGGTGGCTGGCTCTCGGCGCGTTCCTGTCGATCGCCCTGGCGTTCGCGATCAATGCGTGGTTGGCCGTCACGGCGCTCGGCGGCGACGCCGACGAGATCGGCGTCAGCGCCGAGCAGGCGACCGCGCCGGCGCAGGCGGCGAACCTCTACACCTCGGGCCAGTACCTCGGGCTGATGTTCGTGATGCTCATCGGCATCCTGATGGTCACCAACGAGTTCTTCCACCAGACCGCGACCACGACGTTCCTGACGACTCCCCGGCGCACGTCGGTCATCGTCAGCAAGCTCGTCGCCGCCAGCCTGCTCGGCTTCATGTTCTGGTTGGCGACCACGCTGATCGACCTGGCCGCCGGCTCGATCTTCCTGTCCGCGAACGACTACGGCACCCAGCTCGGTGAGTGGCCGGTGCAGCGGGCGCTGCTGTTCAACCTGCTGGCCTACGCCATCTGGACGATCCTCGGGGTGGGCATCGGCACGCTGATCACCAACCAGCTCGGAGCGGTGATCACGGCGGCGGTGCTCTATCTGATCGGCACCCAGGTGGTGGGTCTGCTCTTCCTGCTCCTGTCGAATCTCCTCGACAGCCAGGCGGTGCTCAAGTGGCAGGTGATCTGGCCCGCTGTGGCATCCCAGGTCATGATCACGGAGGGCACCTCGGAGTTCACCCCGTCCTGGTGGGTGGGTGCCCTGGTGCTGATCGGCTACGCGCTGGTCAGCGGAGTTGTCGGGGTCCTGCTCACCCGACGGCGCGACATCGCCTGA
- a CDS encoding ABC transporter ATP-binding protein: MSDGQRSPTSDGQIVVSGLTKQYKNVRAVNNLSFTVAPGRVTGFLGPNGAGKTTTLRMLLNLVTPTAGTATISGRRYADLSDPLRQVGAVLEASSAHKGRTGINHLRVICAAAGLPKERADEALALVGLTPAAKRKFKGYSLGMKQRLGIAAAMLGDPRVLILDEPANGLDPEGIRWMRGFLKNLAHEGRTVLVSSHLLSEMQLLADDVVIIAAGQLVRQGPVEQVLGSMAQGARVRVRTPQAEALTAALKAQSATIETDEQGVLLVGGVDAPTIGRSALAAGVELHELTTERPDLERVFLELTAGKAGIR; this comes from the coding sequence ATGTCTGACGGGCAGCGAAGCCCCACCAGCGACGGTCAGATCGTGGTGTCCGGTCTGACGAAGCAGTACAAGAACGTCCGGGCGGTGAACAACCTGTCCTTCACCGTGGCGCCGGGGCGGGTGACCGGCTTCCTCGGCCCGAACGGCGCCGGCAAGACCACCACGCTGCGCATGCTGCTGAACCTGGTCACGCCGACCGCCGGCACCGCCACCATCAGCGGTCGGCGGTACGCCGACCTCTCCGACCCGCTGCGGCAGGTCGGAGCGGTACTGGAGGCGTCCAGCGCGCACAAGGGCCGCACCGGCATCAACCACCTCCGGGTCATCTGCGCGGCGGCCGGGCTGCCCAAGGAGCGGGCCGACGAAGCGTTGGCCCTGGTCGGGCTGACCCCGGCGGCGAAGCGAAAGTTCAAGGGTTACTCGCTGGGCATGAAGCAGCGGCTCGGCATCGCCGCCGCGATGCTCGGTGACCCCCGCGTGCTGATCCTCGACGAGCCGGCCAACGGGCTGGACCCGGAGGGCATCCGGTGGATGCGTGGGTTCCTCAAGAACCTCGCCCACGAGGGCCGTACGGTGCTCGTCTCCAGCCACCTGCTGTCGGAGATGCAGCTGCTCGCCGACGACGTGGTGATCATCGCGGCCGGGCAGCTGGTCCGGCAGGGTCCGGTCGAGCAGGTGCTCGGGTCGATGGCCCAGGGCGCCCGGGTCCGGGTCCGCACCCCGCAGGCCGAGGCGTTGACCGCCGCCCTGAAGGCGCAGTCGGCGACCATCGAGACCGACGAGCAGGGTGTGTTGCTGGTCGGCGGGGTGGACGCCCCGACGATCGGCCGGTCCGCCCTCGCGGCCGGGGTCGAGCTGCACGAACTGACCACCGAACGGCCCGATCTGGAACGGGTCTTCCTGGAGCTGACGGCCGGAAAGGCGGGCATCCGATGA
- a CDS encoding GNAT family N-acetyltransferase: protein MAVLHAAGAPLKTSGYTLLIADDPTQVAAAQRLRHEVFATELGATLLPGEAGLDVDPFDAYCDHLIVREDSTGEVVGTYRLLPPGRTTRRYAEDEFDLSPLDPLRGDLVEAGRSCVHPDHRSGAVINLMWAGIIRYLHLRGSRWLGGCASVPVGDGGRTVAEVWTQARARHLSPPPLRVRPLRPWFTEAAAAGPVAAAPTGRVAFPPLLRGYLRLGAWICGEPSYDSDFGCADFYVLFSLDRMNPRYLRHFLGGEQR, encoded by the coding sequence ATGGCCGTTCTGCATGCCGCTGGCGCACCCCTGAAGACCAGCGGATACACCCTGCTGATCGCCGACGACCCCACCCAGGTCGCGGCCGCGCAACGCCTGCGCCACGAGGTGTTCGCCACCGAGCTCGGCGCCACCCTCCTTCCCGGCGAGGCCGGGCTGGACGTGGATCCCTTCGACGCGTACTGCGACCACCTGATCGTTCGCGAGGACAGCACCGGCGAGGTGGTCGGTACGTACCGGCTGCTGCCGCCGGGGCGCACCACCCGGCGCTACGCCGAGGACGAGTTCGACCTGAGCCCCCTCGACCCGCTCCGGGGCGACCTGGTCGAGGCGGGTCGGTCCTGCGTGCATCCGGACCACCGCTCCGGCGCGGTGATCAACCTGATGTGGGCGGGCATCATCAGGTACCTGCACCTGCGCGGCTCCCGCTGGCTCGGCGGTTGCGCGTCGGTGCCGGTGGGCGACGGCGGGCGGACGGTCGCCGAGGTGTGGACCCAGGCCCGGGCCCGCCACCTGTCGCCGCCGCCGCTGCGGGTCCGGCCGTTGCGGCCCTGGTTCACCGAGGCGGCTGCCGCCGGCCCGGTCGCCGCCGCCCCGACCGGACGGGTCGCGTTTCCGCCGCTGTTGCGGGGCTATCTCCGGCTCGGCGCGTGGATCTGCGGCGAGCCGTCGTACGACAGCGACTTCGGGTGCGCGGACTTCTACGTCCTCTTCTCCCTGGACCGGATGAACCCGCGCTACCTGCGGCACTTCCTGGGCGGAGAGCAGCGGTGA